The window GGGCGGCCGTGTGCCGCCCTTCGTATTTTTGGCACTGTTGCCCCACGGAACCATGACCACAGCCACCCGCCACCGCATCCTGCAAATCGGCCGCCTGCCCCTCCCCGCACTGGAGGCCGAACTGGCAGCCCGGTACGACGTCGCCTGCCTGGCTGACCAGGCCGATCCAGCGGCCTTTCTGGCGGCGCGCGGTGCGGAGTTCACCGGGGTGGTGACCACCGCAGCCATTGGCCTGAAGGGTGAGGTCATCGCGGCCCTGCCACGCCTTCAGGTCATCAGCAGCTTTGGCGTGGGCTTCGACGCGCTGGACATCGATGCAGCCAAGGCACGCGGCGTGCAGGTGGGCTACACGCCTGGCGTGCTCAACGACTGTGTGGCCGACATGGCGTTTGCGCTGATGCTGGACGTGTCACGCCATGTGGCCGCCAGCGACCGTTTTGTGCGCCGTGGCGAATGGCCGAAAGCCCGGTATGCGCTGGGCACCCGCGTATCGGGCAAGCGCCTGGGCATTGTGGGCATGGGCCGCATCGGCCAGGCCGTGGCCGAGCGTGCGAGCGGGTTTCGCATGGAGGTGGGATACCACAACCGGCGCCCGGCGCAGGGTTGCGCACTGCCCTACTTCGAGTCGGTGACCGCATTGGCGCAGTGGGCCGACTACCTCGTGCTCACCGTGGCAGGCGGCGCTGCAACGCGCCATCTGGTCAACCGCGATGTGCTGGAGGCCTTGGGGCCCAATGGCTTTCTCATCAATGTGGCGCGGGGCAGCGTGGTGGACGAGGCGGCACTGATCGACGCGCTGGCCGAGCGCCGCATTGCCGGTGCTGGGCTGGACGTGTTTGAGAATGAACCCACCGTACCCGCCGCACTGATGGCGCTGGACAACGTGGTGCTGACACCGCACACCGCCAGCGCCACGCATGAAACCCGGCGCGCCATGGCCGACCTGGTGCTGGAGAATCTGGAATCCTTCTTTGCAACCGGCGCCGTGCGGACGCCGGTGCCGGGCACGCCGGGCGCCTGAGCCCGCCGCTGCGCCCTGTGTAACGCTGCTGCCCTCACAGGGAGGGCATGGGGCAGCTCAGCGTGTCACTTCACGCGGTCGCGCGAGATGTCCATGATCATGCGCGTGGCCAGGTACAGGCGCGGCACGATGGTGTTGATCTGCACGTACTCCGCATCGTTGGAGTGCGCGCCGTAGCCCGACAGGCCCATGCCCTCCACCACCGCGCCCTTGGTCTTGAGCGCCGCAAACGCTGCATCGGTGCCACCGCCCGTGGCTTTCTCCACCACGTTGATCGACATGCCCAGCTCCTGGTAGATGACCTTGCCGTAGCCCGCCACGCGGCGGGATGCGTCGCTGGCCTCCAGCGGCGGGCGGCGCACTTCAAACTTCACATCCACCTTGGAGGCAGGCAGCAGCTTGCTCTTGACCTTCTCTTGCAGGCTTTTTTCCAGCCCGTCAAAGTCCGCCACACGCAGCGCACGCGCATCGGCCTGGGCGGTGGCCTCGGCCGGGATCACGTTGCGGTTGGTGCCCGCCTTGGACACCGTCCAGTTCAGCTTGAGACCCTCGTCGGTCTTGGACAAATCCTTCATCTGCAGCAGCTGGTGCGACAACTCGTAGAGTGCATTCACGCCGTCTTCGGGCTTGGCCCCAGCGTGCGACGCCTTCCCCTGCACCGTGAGGTAGGCCGCCCCAATCCCGCTGGTGGCCAGGCGCAGCGTTCCGTCGGTGCCGCCACCTTCGAAGGAGAACACCACGTCTTGCTCAGCCGCCACGCGGGTGATGGTGCTGCGCCAGCCGGGCGAGCTGATTTCCTCGTCGCCGTTGATCAACACGGTGAGCGTGCCGTAGTCCTTGAAATTGAGCTTTTGCAGCAAGGCCACGGTGTGGATGATGAGCGCGATGCCCTGCTTGTCGTCCGAGATGCCCAGGCCATAGGCCTTGTCGCCATCGATGCGGAAAGGCTGGCCTTTGAGCATGCCCTTCAGGTACACGGTATCCATGTGCGCGATGAGCATGATCTTCTTGCTGCCCGTGCCTTTGAACACGGCTTGCACCGCGGGGCCCACCTTCTCCGGGGTGTCGTCCAGGCGGTAGATATCGCTGGTCTGCAGCACGTCCACCGTGCCGCCCAGTTGCTTGAGCTGGCTGGCAATGCGCTCGGCAATCTGGTTCAGACCCTCGATGTCCTTGCTGCCTGACTCGATGTGCACCAGGTCACGCAGGGTGTCGAGCAGGGGTTGCTGCTCCTTCTGGGCCAGCGCATGGACATCGGCCACGGGCGCAGCCTGGGCCACGGCGGCGGCAAATGCCAGCGCCAGCGAGGCCATCAGGGGGCGGACAAAAGAAGGGGCTGAATGCGGGCGGCGCAGCGAGTGGTGCATGGTGCAAAGGCTCGGTGAAGGGATGAGGAAAGCGATTATGGAGTCTTGCAACGTCGATTTCAAACAACAAGCCTTCTTGCAATTTTTCAGTCAGCACCTGCAGTGTCGGCCTCAGCCCGCAGGCGCAAACACCTCGGGCCCCAGCCGTGACTTGCGGCCCCTGGGTTCAAACAGCCACATGCCATACAGCGGCAGGGATTCCGCCAGCCGCAGGGGCGCCACCAGCGTGGACGTACCGCCCAACAACGCAGGGTGCGGCACAACAGCCAGCAGGTCGGACTGCGCCACCAGGTGCAGCAGGCTGGCAAAGTCGGGGCAGCGCACGGACATCTTGGGGGCGGGCATGCGGCGCACGCGGTGCGCTTCCGTCAACACATCCACCGGCCCGCTGACGCTGGGCCCCACACAGGCCCACGCAGCGCCCTGCAGTTGCACCAGCGACTGGGCCCGGGCCAATGGGTGGCCTTTGCGCGCATAGACCTGGGGGTGCAGCTCGTACAGGGGCCGCTCCACCACGTCGGGGTGCACAAACTTGCGCGGCTTGGGGGCGATGACCGCATCAAAGCGCCGCTGCAGCAGGCCTTCCAGCAGGCTACCCTCATCCGCCGTCGCCATCTCCAGGGAGCGCCGGGCGCTGGGCAAACACCAGCAGGCATACAGCAGCGGGCCGCAGACCAGCGCTGCTGAAGACGTGAGCCCCACCCGCAGCCGATGCCGGTCTGGCGCAGCCGCCGAAGCGCGGGGCAGTGCCTCCACCCCTTGTGCCAGCGGCAGCGCCTGCGCGGCCACGGCCCGGGCCAGGTCGGTGGGCACATGGCGGCGCCCTTCGCGCACCAGCAAGGGTTGCGCAAAGTGGGCTTGCAGTGCTTTCATGCCATGGCTGATCGCGGGCTGCGACACGCCGCAGGCTTTGGCCGCCATGGCGAACGAGCCATGATCGATGACCGCATGGAGGTATTGCAGATAGCGCAGATACATAAACACCTTTTATGTATAAGCCACCATTGTCTCTTGTCGCGCGGCGCGGACTTGGCGAAGCTACGCACTCCACTCCACGACCTTTGCAACGCCGCATATGAGCCCTACCCCCATCGACACCGTCCTCACCTACCTCGCCCACCTGCACGCCAGCCATACCGACGGGCTGATCGCCTGCTTTGAAGACGATGGCGTGGTGCACTCGCCCTTTCTGGGCACTATGCGTGCGAGCGACTTTTTCAAAAAGCTCGCCCAGGCCTCCAGCGGCAGCGTGATCACGGTGCTGGATCTGTTTGCCTCCGCGCAGCCCAGCCAGGATGGATCGGTGCGCGTGGCAGCCTACTTCCGCTACGACTGGACCTTGAACGACGGCCGCGAGGTGACGTTCACTTGCGTGGACGTGTTCACGTTCGACGCGGGCAGCACGCGCATCCGCGACATGAACATCGTCTACGACACCCACCCACTGCGCGAAGAGGTGGGCGACAAGTACGCGCCGGACTAGGCTACAAAAGTTCTACGCCCTTGAGCGTCACAAAGCTCGTCTCGCGCGTCACCTGAACAAAGTCCTGCAGGTACGGCTTGGCAGACAGGCTGGGCAGGCACGCGGCATGCAGCTCACCGCGCAAGCCCTTATCACCAATAGGCCGCGCCGTCACATACCCCCGGTCCAGGTAGCTCTGCACCGCCCACAGCGGCAGCGCCGCCACGCCGCGCCCGCTGGCCACCAGTTGCAGCATGGCCACTGTCAGCTCGGTGGTGCGGCGCGGGGGGCGTACCCCCGCGGGCTCCAGCACCTGGCGGATCAGGTCCAGCATTTCGTCGGGCACGGGGTAGGTGATGATGGTCTGGTCGGCAAAGTCCTGCGCCACCAGATGCGGCTTGGCCACCAGTGGGTGCGTGTTGGCCAGCAGCGCGCGGATTTCAAACCCAAACAGCGCGTGGCAGTCCACGCCCGCCTCGTCACCATCCACCTCCGACACGATGGCCACATCGGCCCGGCCTTGGTGCAGCAGGCCCACCGGGTCGGCATGGAAGCCGCTCACGATGTCCAGCTCCACCTCAGGCCAGCGGGTGCGAAACGCGTCCATGGCGGGCATCAGCCAGTCAAAGCAGGTGTGGCATTCCACCGCAATGCGCATCTGCCCGCCCTGCCCCAGCACCAGGCGCGCGATGTCGCGCTCGGTCCCTTCCACCTGCGGCAGCACGGCGTCGGCCAGCGCCAGCAGGCGTTCGCCCACAGCGGTGAACTGCGGCGGCACCGATTTGCGCTCAAACAGCGGCTGGCCGTAGCGGTCTTCCAGCAGCTTGATCTGGTGCGACAGCGCGGACTGGGTGAGGTTGAGCAAGTGCGCGGCCCGCACCAGACTGCCGCTGTCGCGCAGGGCGACCAGCGTGCGCAGGTGGCGCACTTCCAGGATCGACTGGTTCATTATTAATTTTCAAGTTGATCGACTAAAACTTTCGTTTGAATAATAAACGAGCCCGCGCGACCATTGGTGCCTTCATTGCATTGCTCTATTCAGAAGAAGGAAATCACCATGTCGCTCGCCGCAGTTGCCGTAACCGCCGCCACCCGCCGCCCCGTGCTCACGCACACCCTGGGCTTTCCGCGCATGGGGTCGCAACGCGCGCTGAAATTCGCGCTCGAATCCTTCTGGCGGGGCGACAGCACCGAGGCCGAGCTGCAGTCCACCGCCGCCCAGTTGCGCCAGCAACACTGGCAGGCGCAGGCCGATGCGGGCCTGGGCTATGCCACGGTGGGCGACTTTGCGCTGTACGACCATGTGGCCAACCACATCCAGCTGCTGGGCTGCGAACCTGCGCGTTTTGGCTTTGACGCCCAAGCGCCTGAGCTGGCCCGCTACTTTGCGATGGCGCGGGGCGTGTCGGCCCACGCCACCGACGACCACCAAGGCTGCAGCGCCGGTTGCCAAGCAAAGCACCCCACTGCAGGCCAGCCCGCACTGGAGATGACCAAGTGGTTTGACACCAACTACCACTACCTCGTGCCCGAGTTCAGCGCCCACACCCAGTTCCACCTGGCCAGCGAGCGCCTGTTTGCCGAAGTGGCCGAGGCCCAGGCGCTGGGCCACCGCGTCAAGGCCGTGCTACTGGGACCGCTGAGCTTCTTGTGGCTGGGCAAATCCAAAACGGCGGGCTTTGACCGCTTCAGCCAGCTGGAGTCACTGCTGCCGGTGTACGAAACCGTGCTGGCGCGCCTGAAGGCGCAGGGTGTGGAATGGGTGCAGATCGACGAGCCCATCCTGGGCCTGGACCTGCCCGATGCGTGGCGTCATGCCTTTGAGCCCAGCTACTGGCAACTGGCCCGCAGCGCGCCCAAGCTGCTGCTGGCCACCTACTTCTCGCCGCTGGCCGAAAACCTGCGCCTGGCCTGCCAGCTGCCTGTGGCGGGCCTGCATGTGGATGCCGTGCGTGCGCCCGACGAGCTGGTGGGCGTGGCCGACTGGCTGCCCTCGCACAAGCTGCTGTCGGTGGGCATCGTGGACGGCCGCAACATCTGGCGCACCGACCTGGATGCGGCGCTGCAAAAGCTGCGCCCCGTGGCCGACAAGCACCAGGGCGAGCTGTGGCTGGCGCCATCGTGCTCGCTACTGCATGTGCCGTTCAGTCTGCAGGCCGAGACGCAGCTGGACGCCGAGGTGAAGTCCTGGTTGGCGTTTGCGGTGGAAAAGCTGGATGAACTGCGGGTTCTATCCACCGCCTTGTCGCAAGGCGAAGCGGCCGTGGATGACGAACTGCACGCAGCCCGCACTGCCTTGGCAGCCCGCCGCGCCAGCCCGCGTGTGCATCGCGCCACCGTGGCCGCACGCATTGCCGCCGCCGCACCGGGCGCCGACCAGCGTGCCAGCGCCTTCCCCGCCCGGCAAAAGGCCCAGCGCACACGGCTCAAGCTGCCGCTGCTGCCCACCACCACCATCGGCTCGTTCCCGCAGACGGCAGAGATCCGCGCGGCCCGTGCCGCCTTCAAGCGCGGGGCACTGGATGCCGGCCACTACCAACAAAAGATGGAAGCGGAAATTGCCCTGGCCGTGCACAAGCAGGAAGCGCTGGGCATTGACGTGCTGGTGCATGGTGAGGCCGAGCGCAACGACATGGTCGAATACTTTGGCGAGCAGCTTGACGGCTTTGCCTTCACCGCCAACGGCTGGGTGCAAAGCTATGGCTCGCGCTGCGTGAAGCCGCCCATCATCTATGGCGACGTAGCCCGCCCCGCCCCCATGACGGTGGCCTGGACGCAATACGCCCAGAGCCTGACCGCCAAGCCCATGAAGGGCATGCTCACCGGCCCCATCACCATCCTGCAGTGGAGCTTTGTGCGTGACGACCAGCCCCGCGCCACCACAGCCGACCAGATCGCCTGGGCGATCCGCGACGAGGTGTGTGACTTGGAGGCAGCAGGCATCGCCATCATCCAGATCGACGAGCCCGCCATCCGCGAAGGCCTGCCGCTGCGCCGCGCGGGGTGGAAGAGCTATCTGGACCGCGCCACGCGCGCCTTCCGCATCAGTGCCAGCGGCGTGCGCAACGAGACGCAGATCCACACCCACATGTGCTACAGCGAGTTCAACGACATCCTGCCCGCCATCGCGGCCATGGACGCCGATGTGATCACGATTGAAACGAGCCGCTCGGACATGGAGCTATTGCAAGGCTTCGGTGATTTCCACTACCCCAACGAGATCGGCCCCGGCGTGTACGACATCCACTCACCCCGCGTGCCCGGCGTGCAGGAGATGGCCGCGCTGCTGGAGAAAGCCGCCGAGGTCGTGCCCGTGGAACACCTGTGGGTGAACCCCGACTGCGGCCTCAAAACCCGGGGCTGGCCCGAGACCGAGGCCGCGCTGCGCCACATGGTGCAGGCGGCGCAGGCCGTGCGTGAGCGGTTGCTGGAAGAAGCTGCGCTGGCCTGACCGCGTCCGAAACTCAGCCTGCAGCGCGCTTCATCTCGGCCAACTTGACCAGCACCTGCAGCGCGTGGTTCAGCGGCGTCGGCACCCCCAGTGCGGCGCCGCGCTTGACCACATAACCGTTCAGGTGGTCAATCTCGGTGGGTTTGCCCCGCGCCAGATCCTGCGCGGTGGACGAATACTGACTTGGCATGGTGCTGGCAATGCCGCGCACGGCGGCCTGCACATCGCCCGGAATCGTCACCCCATCGGCCGCTGCCACCGCCAGGCATTCGGCCACGATGTCGGCAATCACCTGCGTCACGCCCGGCACCTGCACCAGCGGCCCATAGGGCTGCTGCGACAGGGCCGACAGCGCGTTGTAGGCGCTGTTGAGCACCAGCTTGGCCCAGAGCGCGCCGCGTACGTTGTCTGACACTTGGGTGGGGATGCCCGCCGCCGTGAGCTGGCGGGCCACCTCGTCGCTGCGCGGCGACGGCGCAATCACCAGTTCGCCCCGGCCATGGTGCACCACATGCCCGGGGCCGCCCATGGCGGTGGCCACGTAAACCACAGCGGCGGCCACGGGGGTGCTGGCGTCCAGCACGGCGCGCACGCGCTCGTCGTTGTCCACGCCGTTCTGCAAGGTCAGCACCAGCGCGCCGGGCGCGAGGTGCGGGCGTATCTGCTGCGCAGCGTCTTCCGAGTCGGACGACTTCACGCAGAACAGCACCACGTCCGCACCGTGCACCGCGCTGGGCTCGGTGCTGGCCGCCAAGGGCACCTGCACGTCCATCGCCGCCGTCTGCAGCCGCAGGCCGTGGTCGCGCACGGCCAATACATGGGCGGGCCGCCCGATGAGCGTAACGGCATGGCCCGCGCGGGCAAGCAAGGCACCAAAGTAGCAGCCCACGGCGCCCGCGCCCATCACGGCGAAACGCAGGGGTGGGGAAACGTCCGAGGCGGTGGGCGGGGAGGCAGAGGAATCAGCGGCAGCGGTCATGGCGGTGTCCCGGTGGGCGAGGTACGGAAAGGTCGAACAGCGAGGCGCCCCACTATATCGGTGGCGGCCTGCGCTCCAAATATCAAGGTCTTTTGAGCAGATGCGCTAGTCGAACATTCCTCGACAGCTATCAAATACGTAGCAAATCGACTTTGAGTGAGCTTGATAGCAGAGGCGCGCATCGGTCGCGTGCGCCATTTCCGGCACCGCAAACCGCTATCCGTTGCGCCCCGACCGTGGGCCCTGTCCCAGCCCAAAGGCCCCTTTTCAGTGTCAGGAATTTAATCAATGCAAAGACAATAATTGTCTAGTCAATTAAATTTGCCACCCATGTCAGCTCCCCCCAAACCCAGCCAAGCCCCCGCGTTCTACAACGCCGAGCACTACGACCCCAGCAAGCTGGTGCCCGAAAACAGCGTCGGCTACCTGATGCGCAAGGTGATGTCGTCCATCCGCACGCAGGCCGATGCCCAGCTGTCGTTGCACGAGCTCACCTACGCCCAGTGGCTGCCGCTGTTCAAGTTGTCGCTGTGCGAGACCGCCACGGTGGCCACCCTGGCGCGGGACCTGGAGACCGACCCCGCCTCCATGACCCGGTCGCTCGACCGCATGGAAGCCAAGGGCCTGGTGGTGCGAGAGCGCTCCACCGTGGACCGCCGCGTCGTGCAGCTCAAGCTCACGGCCGAGGGCCAGCGCATTGCAGCGCTGGTGCCGCCCGTGCTGGCCGACGTGCTCAACGGCCACCTCAGCGACTTCAGCCACGACGAGTGGCAGCTGCTGCTGTCCATGCTGCGCCGCATGCTGGCCAACGGCGAAGCGCTGCGCCAGCAGACCCCCTCACCCACCGAACCCGCAGCCGGTTGATCCCGCCCTGTTGCCCTGCCCCCTGGAGATTTCCGTGACCGCCACTGCCCCCACCCCTCTGTCCACCCGCTCTGCCCTCGCCGCCCATCTGGCGGTGTCGGCCGTTGCCCTGGCCGCCGCGCTGCTGCTGGTGGGCTGTGCCAACCCAGGCCCCGCCCACACACCGCTGGCGCAAACCACCCCGGCCGCCGCTGGCCTGACCGCAGCCACCACCGACGTTGTGGCCACCAGCCAGTGGTGGAAAGCCCTGGGCGACGAGCAGCTCAACACCCTGATCGACACCGCCTTGCAGGGCAACCCCAGCCTGGCCGTGAGCCGCGCCCGCCTGGAGCAAGCCGTGGCCCTGAGCCTGGTGCGTGAGGCCGCCAACGGCCCGCAAGCCACGCTGGGCGTGGACGCCACCCGCCAGCGCTACACCGCCAACGGGCTGGTGCCCGCCCCCATTGCCGGCAACACGTACAACAGCGGCACCGTGCAAGCCAGCCTGAGCTGGTCGCCCGACTTTTTTGGCCAGCACGCCGCCGAGCTGCAGGCCGCCCTGGGCCAGGCCCGCGCCGCCCAGGCCGATGCAGCAGCCGCCACCAACACCCTGGCCGCCCAGGTGGGCCGCAGCTATGTGGCCCTGGCCCGGCTGGTGGCCCAGCGCGACGTGGCCCAACGTGCGCTGGAGCAACGCGAAGAACAGCGCAAGCTCACGCAAGAGCGCACCGCTGCAGGCCTGGACAGCCAGGTCGAGCTGACCCAGGCCCAGGCCGCGGTGCCCGATGCCCGCACACAAATCGAAGCGCTGGACGAGCAGATCACCCTGGGCCGCCGCCAGCTGGCCGTGCTGACCGGCCAAGCGCCCGACGCCCTGCCCCAGCTCACGCCCCGACTCACCGCACTGCAACCCACCGCCGTGCCCGAGGTGCTGGGCGCCGACCTGCTGGGCCGCCGTCCCGATGTGGTGGCCGCCCGTTGGCGCATAGAGGCTGCCACGCAAGGCGTGAACAGCGCGCGCAGCGAGTTCTATCCCAACATCAATATCGGCGCGTTCATCGGCCTGAACTCGCTGGGGCTGGACCGGCTGTTCAACGGCAGCTCGCGCCAGATGGGCGTGACACCTGCGCTGCGCCTGCCGATCTTTGACGGGGGACGCCTGCGCGCCCAGCTGGGCGGCCGCGCCGCCGAGCTGGATGCCGCCATCGCCCAGTACAACGGCGCCGTTCTCGATGCGGTGAAGGAAGCCGGCGACGCCGTGGCGTCCATCCAGTCGCTCACCCGCCAGCAGGCCTTGCAGGACGAGGCCGTGGCCAGTGCCGAAAAGGCCTACCGCTTTGCGCAGGAGCGCTACCGCGCAGGCCTGGGCAACTACCTGGTGGTGCTGTCCACCGAAAGCCAGGTGCTGGCCCAGCGCCGCCTGGCCGTGGACCTGCGCGCCCGCCAGCTCGACACCCGCCTGGTGCTGATGAAGGCGCTGGGTGGCGGCTGGACCGACGACACGGCCGTGCTGCACACCGCCGCGCACTGACCAGCCCAGAACGCCACACCGCCCAATTCAAAAACACATAACAACACATTCCTGAAAGACCACTGCCATGACCGCCAACAGCGAACCCCTCACCGCCAACGAAGCCAACACCGCCCGCCGCCGGGGCCTCACCCTGATTGCCGCCGCCGTCGCGCTGGTGGCCATTGGCTGGGGCGGCTGGCACTGGGCCAATGGCCGCCATGTAGAAACCACCGACAACGCCTACGTGGCAGGCAACGTGGTGCAGATCACGCCGCAGATCGGCGGCACCGTGGTGTCCATCGGCGCGGACGACACCGACTATGTGAAAGCCGGCCAGTTGCTGGTCAAGCTCGACCCCGCTGACGCCCGCGTGGCGCTGGAGCAGGCCGAGGCCCAGCTGGCGCAGACGGTGCGCGAAGTGCGCACCCTGTACGCCAACAACTCCACGCTGAAGGCGCAGGTCAGCCTGCGTAGCGCCGACCTGGCACGCGCCCAGGCCGACGCCGCCCGCATGCAGGACGACGTGAACCGCCGCACCCCGCTGATGGCCAGCGGTGCCGTGGGCAAGGAAGAGTTCCAGCACGCCACCGCGCAGCTGGCCGCCGCCAAGAGCACCGTAGCCGCAGCCCAGTCGGCTGTGCTGGCCGCGCAAGAACAACTGGCCGCCAGCCAGA of the Acidovorax sp. 107 genome contains:
- a CDS encoding 2-hydroxyacid dehydrogenase, with protein sequence MTTATRHRILQIGRLPLPALEAELAARYDVACLADQADPAAFLAARGAEFTGVVTTAAIGLKGEVIAALPRLQVISSFGVGFDALDIDAAKARGVQVGYTPGVLNDCVADMAFALMLDVSRHVAASDRFVRRGEWPKARYALGTRVSGKRLGIVGMGRIGQAVAERASGFRMEVGYHNRRPAQGCALPYFESVTALAQWADYLVLTVAGGAATRHLVNRDVLEALGPNGFLINVARGSVVDEAALIDALAERRIAGAGLDVFENEPTVPAALMALDNVVLTPHTASATHETRRAMADLVLENLESFFATGAVRTPVPGTPGA
- a CDS encoding M20/M25/M40 family metallo-hydrolase yields the protein MHHSLRRPHSAPSFVRPLMASLALAFAAAVAQAAPVADVHALAQKEQQPLLDTLRDLVHIESGSKDIEGLNQIAERIASQLKQLGGTVDVLQTSDIYRLDDTPEKVGPAVQAVFKGTGSKKIMLIAHMDTVYLKGMLKGQPFRIDGDKAYGLGISDDKQGIALIIHTVALLQKLNFKDYGTLTVLINGDEEISSPGWRSTITRVAAEQDVVFSFEGGGTDGTLRLATSGIGAAYLTVQGKASHAGAKPEDGVNALYELSHQLLQMKDLSKTDEGLKLNWTVSKAGTNRNVIPAEATAQADARALRVADFDGLEKSLQEKVKSKLLPASKVDVKFEVRRPPLEASDASRRVAGYGKVIYQELGMSINVVEKATGGGTDAAFAALKTKGAVVEGMGLSGYGAHSNDAEYVQINTIVPRLYLATRMIMDISRDRVK
- a CDS encoding LysR family transcriptional regulator, which codes for MYLRYLQYLHAVIDHGSFAMAAKACGVSQPAISHGMKALQAHFAQPLLVREGRRHVPTDLARAVAAQALPLAQGVEALPRASAAAPDRHRLRVGLTSSAALVCGPLLYACWCLPSARRSLEMATADEGSLLEGLLQRRFDAVIAPKPRKFVHPDVVERPLYELHPQVYARKGHPLARAQSLVQLQGAAWACVGPSVSGPVDVLTEAHRVRRMPAPKMSVRCPDFASLLHLVAQSDLLAVVPHPALLGGTSTLVAPLRLAESLPLYGMWLFEPRGRKSRLGPEVFAPAG
- a CDS encoding nuclear transport factor 2 family protein translates to MSPTPIDTVLTYLAHLHASHTDGLIACFEDDGVVHSPFLGTMRASDFFKKLAQASSGSVITVLDLFASAQPSQDGSVRVAAYFRYDWTLNDGREVTFTCVDVFTFDAGSTRIRDMNIVYDTHPLREEVGDKYAPD
- a CDS encoding LysR family transcriptional regulator, which produces MNQSILEVRHLRTLVALRDSGSLVRAAHLLNLTQSALSHQIKLLEDRYGQPLFERKSVPPQFTAVGERLLALADAVLPQVEGTERDIARLVLGQGGQMRIAVECHTCFDWLMPAMDAFRTRWPEVELDIVSGFHADPVGLLHQGRADVAIVSEVDGDEAGVDCHALFGFEIRALLANTHPLVAKPHLVAQDFADQTIITYPVPDEMLDLIRQVLEPAGVRPPRRTTELTVAMLQLVASGRGVAALPLWAVQSYLDRGYVTARPIGDKGLRGELHAACLPSLSAKPYLQDFVQVTRETSFVTLKGVELL
- the metE gene encoding 5-methyltetrahydropteroyltriglutamate--homocysteine S-methyltransferase, which codes for MSLAAVAVTAATRRPVLTHTLGFPRMGSQRALKFALESFWRGDSTEAELQSTAAQLRQQHWQAQADAGLGYATVGDFALYDHVANHIQLLGCEPARFGFDAQAPELARYFAMARGVSAHATDDHQGCSAGCQAKHPTAGQPALEMTKWFDTNYHYLVPEFSAHTQFHLASERLFAEVAEAQALGHRVKAVLLGPLSFLWLGKSKTAGFDRFSQLESLLPVYETVLARLKAQGVEWVQIDEPILGLDLPDAWRHAFEPSYWQLARSAPKLLLATYFSPLAENLRLACQLPVAGLHVDAVRAPDELVGVADWLPSHKLLSVGIVDGRNIWRTDLDAALQKLRPVADKHQGELWLAPSCSLLHVPFSLQAETQLDAEVKSWLAFAVEKLDELRVLSTALSQGEAAVDDELHAARTALAARRASPRVHRATVAARIAAAAPGADQRASAFPARQKAQRTRLKLPLLPTTTIGSFPQTAEIRAARAAFKRGALDAGHYQQKMEAEIALAVHKQEALGIDVLVHGEAERNDMVEYFGEQLDGFAFTANGWVQSYGSRCVKPPIIYGDVARPAPMTVAWTQYAQSLTAKPMKGMLTGPITILQWSFVRDDQPRATTADQIAWAIRDEVCDLEAAGIAIIQIDEPAIREGLPLRRAGWKSYLDRATRAFRISASGVRNETQIHTHMCYSEFNDILPAIAAMDADVITIETSRSDMELLQGFGDFHYPNEIGPGVYDIHSPRVPGVQEMAALLEKAAEVVPVEHLWVNPDCGLKTRGWPETEAALRHMVQAAQAVRERLLEEAALA
- a CDS encoding ketopantoate reductase family protein, translating into MTAAADSSASPPTASDVSPPLRFAVMGAGAVGCYFGALLARAGHAVTLIGRPAHVLAVRDHGLRLQTAAMDVQVPLAASTEPSAVHGADVVLFCVKSSDSEDAAQQIRPHLAPGALVLTLQNGVDNDERVRAVLDASTPVAAAVVYVATAMGGPGHVVHHGRGELVIAPSPRSDEVARQLTAAGIPTQVSDNVRGALWAKLVLNSAYNALSALSQQPYGPLVQVPGVTQVIADIVAECLAVAAADGVTIPGDVQAAVRGIASTMPSQYSSTAQDLARGKPTEIDHLNGYVVKRGAALGVPTPLNHALQVLVKLAEMKRAAG
- a CDS encoding MarR family winged helix-turn-helix transcriptional regulator, which encodes MSAPPKPSQAPAFYNAEHYDPSKLVPENSVGYLMRKVMSSIRTQADAQLSLHELTYAQWLPLFKLSLCETATVATLARDLETDPASMTRSLDRMEAKGLVVRERSTVDRRVVQLKLTAEGQRIAALVPPVLADVLNGHLSDFSHDEWQLLLSMLRRMLANGEALRQQTPSPTEPAAG
- a CDS encoding efflux transporter outer membrane subunit: MTATAPTPLSTRSALAAHLAVSAVALAAALLLVGCANPGPAHTPLAQTTPAAAGLTAATTDVVATSQWWKALGDEQLNTLIDTALQGNPSLAVSRARLEQAVALSLVREAANGPQATLGVDATRQRYTANGLVPAPIAGNTYNSGTVQASLSWSPDFFGQHAAELQAALGQARAAQADAAAATNTLAAQVGRSYVALARLVAQRDVAQRALEQREEQRKLTQERTAAGLDSQVELTQAQAAVPDARTQIEALDEQITLGRRQLAVLTGQAPDALPQLTPRLTALQPTAVPEVLGADLLGRRPDVVAARWRIEAATQGVNSARSEFYPNINIGAFIGLNSLGLDRLFNGSSRQMGVTPALRLPIFDGGRLRAQLGGRAAELDAAIAQYNGAVLDAVKEAGDAVASIQSLTRQQALQDEAVASAEKAYRFAQERYRAGLGNYLVVLSTESQVLAQRRLAVDLRARQLDTRLVLMKALGGGWTDDTAVLHTAAH